CTTGTTCAAGATAGGTAGACGTGGACAAGGTGTGCATGTACCACAGTCTTTGGGTAATTAGATAGCCATCCAGATTGTAATAGCAAAAACTAGTAATCACATAGGCAACCACAACAGAAAAACAGCAACCAACCACTGTGCCAATTATATTTCTACGGGATATGGTCAAGCAGCCATGCAATATCTTGTACTAACAAATAGGAGATCATACAATTATCTGTGATTTTATGGATATATCACAGTTTAAACAAGCAACAGGATGATGAAATGAGCAGCAAGACTGACCTGCCAACTGATGAGTGGTAGAGAGCTAAACTCTGTACTACATCTTTTGTCTTGAGAAGATTCTTAGAGACATCAGGGCCATCTTGATCATAATCTGCCATGGCTATTGCATAAAGGATAATCCTATAGGGATTAAATTTGGCAAGTTAGTGACCAATAATATGAAAGGACATACATCAACAAGCACAACAACAAAGAATAAGACTCAAATACTTCCAGATAGATTGttttgtgatattttgaatTCAAGAATGGCTGCAAAGGtgtgttcatttttattttactaaGATGATACAAGGTCGTTATATTTaatcatattttcatttttcttgtacATAGATTTCTTGTATTATAATTACATACGAAGTTCAAGCAATCGGCTCGACTCAGGAGGCTAATGAGCAAATTGAATTCAAAACAGTCTCTACTTCACTATATATCTATACGCAATGTATAAAAGCAATCTATTCAAACGTTGGTTCGCACAATAGAAACAGGAAATAGATGACTTTATTAAGTACAGAAACGAGAACTCTTactaacaaaagaaagaaaggcgAGGCGATTTGTACGATTTAATCTTCGGTGGCAACCGCTGCTTCTTCAAGAACACAACAAAGGGACTCTCCAAATCCTCCTCCGAAATCCTCCCACGCTCTTCTTTCCTGTCACCGTCAGCACTCACAGATCCAAAATGCTCCTGAACGAGCTTAAAAAACCTCATCAACTGGTTCTTCTCCGTCAATCCAAGACTCCGGTCTTTAAAAATCGCCGCACGAGAATCCGGCACAGTCAAGAACTTCCCATCACCGTCAAGTCCGTAGATGAAAGTCGCATCAATGCTCTTAAACTCCAAGCAATGGCTTGCCCCGGATTTCAGTATCAGATCGATAGCCGAATCGGCACATAACAGAACCCTAGGTCCCGCGAGATCCAAATTGAACTTTCGCGAAGGTCCGAGAGATTCTGGAGATACGTGAGAGGAGATCTCGATGTCGGAGTATAGACGACGGGGTTTGAGTTTGGCGATAACGTAATCGCCACCGTCGTTGACAGTGGAATCTTCCATTGAAGAGGATGATGGATTGTTGAGGTGGGAGTGAAGGAAAGAGGTGAAGTCGTCGAGGGTGAGAGAGCAGAAATGGCTGCCGTAGAAGGAGTTGGGATCGAGGTGGAGGACGGATTTACCGGCTCCGGAAGCCGCAGAGGCGATGACGGATTCCGGCAATCCAGTCCCGACGACGATAAGGTCGAAGGTGGAAGGATCTATGGAGGGGTACGACACGTCTGCGGAGTCATCAGCCATGGCGACGATGACGGAGACAATGAAAGTGAGAGAAGATTTCGCGGGATCGCTTAAACGACAAGTCCAAATTAGTCGTTACTGTTTACGCTTTACACACGATGCAATACTGGTCGAAACTCGAAACCCGAAAGCGGCTCGATCGTGGTTTGTTATGTGGCAAAAGCGTAGAGCAAGAGCCAGCGAAAACACAATATCACAACAGAGAGAGATTTTGAAGGCAGCGTGGCCCAACGCCAGCGCGGGCCAGTCGAGTGCGTGTATGGAAGCTTCAATAGGTGGAATTTCTTCCTTTCGGTggttgggtggtcattttgcacccctATGTTTAATACAGGAACCATGTAGCCGTTCAGGATTCTTTTCTCAATATGAAATTTATTACAATCTCTAgtaggttttttgtttttggatgaataaaaattatgtTCAACGAAGCATGAAGTCTATGTTACGCTTACACACGATGCAATCGGTGAAACTCGAACCGAAGCGGCTCGATCGTGGTTTGTTATGTGGCAAGCGTAGAGCAAGAGCGAAAACACAATATCACAACAGAGAGATTTTGAAGGCGTGGCCCAGCGCCGGGGCGGTCAGTGCGTGTATGGAAGCTTCAATAGAGGTGGAATTTCTTCCTTTCGGGTggttgggtggtcattttgcacccccTATGTTTAATACAGGAACCATGTAGCCGTTCAGGATTCTTTTTCTCAATATGAAATTTATTACAATCTCTagtaggttttttttgttttttggatgaataaaaaattatgttcAACGAAGCATGGAGAAGGCTCCACAAAAGAACACCGAACAAACCTACAATCAAATCAAGCAAAAAGGAGACTACCCAAAGCGGAACTAAAGGATAAAAGCCATCCCAAACAATTAATCACGCAATTACAAAGTTGACCTTCTTCCCATTAGGATTATAGGAAAGAATGGGAGGAACCACCCATCTTCCGCTATGGTTGATTGAAACAATAGGAGTAGTCGCCTTATCAATAATGCCTAAAATACTGCCATTCGATCTTGGATGTCCCTGAGTATTGTTGATTAGATCAGACCGAAGGTCCCCCACAAGAGAGATGAAGCCCGAAATAACATGATTAGAACCCACATCTTCTTCATTGTCAAAAGTACTCTGAGTCGAGCTAACAACAACCCTATCATCTACTATTGACAAAACAAAATCTGAGATCACAAAATTCTTTCGAATAGAAGAGTCATTAACTTTAGGAACTCCTAGCTCCCATCTCGGAGGGGGAGGTTTGCGCATCCTCGAGCTTCTCCTACAAACACTAGACCCATTTTTCTTACCATTCatcaacttcttctttttctttgtcttaACTTGGATAGAAGGAGGTGTTCCCAAAGGGGTGACATTAGGCTCACCTAAAGCCTGATCAGTTAATGGAGAGGGAGGGTCAGCTTCATCATGTATCCCACCTTTTTCAGGGAGAGGGTTGTCCTCTAAGGTGGGCTCAACTCTTAATTTCACTACCAATCCCATCCTATCAATAATATGCAAACAGGGAGCATCATTTTGCCCTGGCCCATCTGGAGTTACGGGATCCACCAAGTTAGAAACCAAGTAACTGTTAGGAGCAACCACATCGTCCAAGTCTAAGCCACGACTAAGgatttcaatttgatttctattgGAGGCTGGATTGCAGGTAATAGAAGGGTTGTGACAGGGTTGCAGGGAGGGCACAAGCATGGATTGGGAAAGGTTTAGACCTGCAAGGGCTGCACCAGAAGATGGTTTAGACTTACCATGCGTAGATTGGACAAGGGCTTCAAGTAACGTGGAAGGGAGGCCAATAGAGGAGCACCgcatgtcacacccccatcccgacaagggataaaatataataaaaatggTATGattaggatgcttaccaacatcctaaatCGCCTCCAGGATTATGGACGCAGTGACTTACCTCACAGTCACATAAATGAGAATCAGATCAATTATTAGAATAGCGGAAGACTTATAATAACTACTGTTGATCCTCATTTAGGGAATAACTACAATGGTAATAAATACATAAGGTGGATTAtccttgaatttaaaagttaatacaattgaaattgtttgataAATACGGAGAAAGGAATGAAACATAcatccaaaaatataatatcGAAAGCAACAAGGAGTAAAGATAAGCATCAATGGTTGTAGACCAAATTTCGCATCAACATCTCTTACCGAATCCTTCATCATCCACCGGTACCGTACAacctgcatcacaatctaaaaaaAGGGTTCCCCGAGGGGTGAGCTTCCATTGGCCCAATGAGCAAAAAATtgaatccacacacacacaacatatATAGGACTGCAAGCCGAACCTAATGAGCAAACATccttgacgtcccataccaccaatgatgatttacacatcagatccgatttacagtcatgcgacaaacacaataatatgatatgtaatatgaataatgatgatgattataatgagatgtaatgtatgcatgaatgctatgctgtgtagagtaatgaaattgtatccctggtaccggaacacaccctcgatccccaacgatacaaCACTATTAATCTATGACATAGTAAGGCCATATCCCTGGTACCAaaacacaccctcgatccccaacgatatacCCCTAACTACGTTAGTGGAAGCCTACTGGTCCCAGAACACACCATTGGTCTCCCAACAAGCCTCCGATAATCTCAACCACTGTACCAgaacttacccttgatccccGGGCTGGATTATCAATAAGGTGATACGGcgtaggaacttacacatctaccttcCGTATCCCTTTAACACAATTATCAAGTTAAATATGCAATATGTTATATAaaactatcgtatcgagaggtattccgggtgcatcgaCGTctcataccatctagtacccgggtaccagcacgacacggcatatgacaggccaaatataatatatgaagaAAGACATTAAACAAACCACAGTATCATCTCATACAATTCCAACCACATTTGTAACACATAGTCATCAATTATCACACACATGAACACATTCATAGATAAACAGTATAAACATGTATTTATGCATGAAGTGCATCGCATAACATGAATGCATCAAGCACAACATTTAATCataaaaacactcaaaataaaacaagatcCAATCCCCACTCATAATATAGTTCGTGTTCCGTTGATTGATTTATCATTCGATGTCCGCTAAGTGCGTCTCCTCACACAATTAATAAAGCCTAGGATAGTGTAGAAGAGTGTTAGAAAGGGTGGGGGAAAGTCCCTTAGGAAAAACCCCATAAATTACATAGCATGCAGGCCTTTAGGGTAGCACGGATGCAAGCACAGTTGTAGGCAAGGCCTTGCATCCGCCCTTGCATTTGATCAAGGTATGATACAGTTTTAAATGTGTTCTTTAACCCAATTTGTCCTACTTGGATCTTTAAGCCCCAAGGACAAGGGAAGGGTGTCCTAGGGTCCACTAGGGCCTGATTACATCATTAAATTTATTGGATGTAGAGAACTTAAGGGATTGAACTCCCAAAGGTCACATTCTAGGGTTTTAAGTAATGAAACCCAAACTAAGCAATAAGGTTGCAATGAGGGGTTTTAGGGTTGTACTTAGAGGCTAGGCCTTACTAATGAGGTCCAACATTGAACCAAGGTCACCCCttaggttccaagtggaacctcaAGGTCCAACcttaatttccaaaattttccaatCCAAAACTAATGAGGGAAATGGGGTTTAAGGGCATTAAAGGTAGATCTTGGTACTataataaatcaattaattagtaTGATTAGGGGCACTTTAGGTTGTAATTAAacccccattaaaccctaataagTTCTACTTCAATAGCCACGAAGTAGGCAAGGTCATTGACATATAACTTAAATTCTAAAGTTATTGTCTAAACACATCAGTCAGGTTTGAATCCATTTTTTAGGATCACACACTCATATTGGGTCCAAGGTCTCTTCATAGTAATTGTAGCCCTTTGAGTCTAATTTATATTGCAAGTTGAatcatatcaatatcatataCGTAGATCAAGTTATGGtcaaaactaggggtgtcaacgggccggcTCGGGCCGGTTTTGATTtgggcttttcggtttcggtgtgacttttatagaaaccgaaaccaaaccattaagaaatattcgatttcggtgcggtttcggtttcggtgcggtttggtttcgtgtcgatttcgatttatgataacgggttgatatcggtttggtaccggttttatataactagtaaggtccggttagtgctaatttttcttctctttctcttttaagtacataaaatatttcaaatacaatgcatctttgtatcctatgtcctatggcctatggatacaattggttgggtaatcactaacaaaggacatgagataaagtgagaaactatcacaacacatttagggggcaatggggcattaggcattta
The nucleotide sequence above comes from Telopea speciosissima isolate NSW1024214 ecotype Mountain lineage chromosome 3, Tspe_v1, whole genome shotgun sequence. Encoded proteins:
- the LOC122656951 gene encoding rab escort protein 1-like: MADDSADVSYPSIDPSTFDLIVVGTGLPESVIASAASGAGKSVLHLDPNSFYGSHFCSLTLDDFTSFLHSHLNNPSSSSMEDSTVNDGGDYVIAKLKPRRLYSDIEISSHVSPESLGPSRKFNLDLAGPRVLLCADSAIDLILKSGASHCLEFKSIDATFIYGLDGDGKFLTVPDSRAAIFKDRSLGLTEKNQLMRFFKLVQEHFGSVSADGDRKEERGRISEEDLESPFVVFLKKQRLPPKIKSIILYAIAMADYDQDGPDVSKNLLKTKDVVQSLALYHSSVGRFQNAMGAMIYPIYGQGELPQAFCRRAAVKGALYVMRMPVTSVLLDKENKHYKGVRLASGQDLFSHELVMDPSFTVRLPALLSPSSNLQHEYALVSSLKGIDGKVARGVCIIRGSIKPDLSNLLVVFPPRSLFPEQVTSVRALQLGSNMAVCPSGLSVLYLSSLCDAAAQGKELLEAAMNVLFPRFLSKNCEGSASVETEGTAGETKPTLMWNAIYIQELETGSSEAINLCPMPDGKLDYSDLLESTVKLFEKIYPQQELFPHTVTETTEDDGDFPGDIPE